From Mercenaria mercenaria strain notata chromosome 17, MADL_Memer_1, whole genome shotgun sequence, the proteins below share one genomic window:
- the LOC128549891 gene encoding transcription intermediary factor 1-beta-like → MAAKGSTTDASDEFFDFVCSPCNKKDRNTEAVKYCADCQEYLCGACVIHHNSFAVLAGHTLVGRSKSGNTSGADIKHLPSVPTERCTIHKTKLMDMFCADHDSIGCHVCFTSNHKTCQNIHYFPEFVQSVRQDENDKRVAKEIKTVMSVAEYFMKRNQKARKENSKSKMVCLKEIKSFRADINEVTDQLEKASVAEIEENHNELDKILQLKIDNMHDTLDKLTKYEAEMRSSQNNPSQLFVATKLCKEIILDTEKCMQVEEQRTCLAFTRNQNIHKVLQNCDSLGEQNCTRQEDLYEILSQKATT, encoded by the exons atggcgGCCAAGGGGAGTACAACAGACGCGTCAGATGAATTCTTTGACTTCGTATGTTCTCCGTGTAACAAGAAAGACAGGAATACTGAAGCAGTGAAGTATTGTGCGGACTGTCAGGAGTATCTATGTGGAGCTTGTGTTATACATCATAATAGTTTTGCTGTCCTAGCAGGACATACACTGGTGGGAAGGTCAAAATCTGGAAATACAAGCGGGGCGGATATCAAGCATTTACCATCGGTGCCGACTGAAAGATGCACAATTCACAAAACTAAACTTATGGATATGTTCTGTGCCGACCATGATTCAATTGGATGTCATGTCTGCTTTACGAGTAATCACAA AACATGCCAAAATATCCACTACTTTCCGGAATTTGTCCAATCGGTAAGGCAAGATGAAAATGACAAGCGGGTTGCAAAAGAAATAAAGACGGTTATGTCCGTAGCAGAATACTTCATGAAACGAAACCAGAAGGCTAGAAAGGAAAATAGCAAAAGTAAAATGGTCTGTCTAAAAGAAATTAAATCCTTTAGGGCAGACATCAATGAAGTAACAGACCAATTAGAGAAAGCGTCAGTAGCTGAAATTGAGGAGAACCATAATGAACTGGacaaaatattacaacttaaaaTAGACAATATGCATGATACACTtgataaacttacaaaatatgaAGCTGAAATGAGATCTTCACAAAACAATCCGTCACAACTATTTGTTGCGACAAAACTTTGTAAAGAAATAATTCTTGACACGGAAAAGTGTATGCAAGTCGAAGAACAGAGAACTTGTCTAGCATTTACAAGAAATCAAAATATTCACAAAGTTCTTCAAAACTGTGATTCACTCGGGGAACAAAACTGTACAAGACAGGAAGACCTTTATGAGATATTAAGCCAGAAAGCTACAACGTGA